A segment of the Desulfurellaceae bacterium genome:
GGTGGCGACCAGGACCTTGCCCTGGGACTGGGCGATAATATCTTCGAGCGGCCGGGTCAGGCTGCGCTCCGAGGGATTTGAGCCCGGACGCTCGACGTTGGTTGAGTCGGCCAGCAGGAGCAGGACACCGCGTTCCCCCCATTCGGCCAGACGCGCTAGGTCGGTTTGCCGGTCGTCAATCGGCGTATGATCAATCTTGAAATCGCCGGTGTGGATGATCGTACCCAGGGGAGTCGTAATGGCCAGGGCCGAGGCGTCCACAATGCTGTGGGTGACCGGGATGCCCTCAATGTGAAACGGCCCGACCTGCCACTCCTGGCGGGCACGAAACTCGTGGATAGTCGTCTGCTCAAGCAGGCCCCGTTCGGCCAGCTTGTCGCGAATCAGCCCCAGGGTGAACGGCGTGCCATAGATCGGCACATCGAACTCCTGGAGCAAATACGGCAGGGCGCCGATATGGTCCTCGTGGCCGTGGGTGAAGATGACCGCCTGGAGGTGGTAGTGCTGGTGCAGATAGCTGAAATCCGGGATCACCACGTCAATGCCGAGCATCTCCTGCTCGGGAAACATCAGGCCGCAGTCCACGGCAATCGCGCTCGGACGACCGCCCTCGGCCGGGCGGTATTCGATCAGCATGAAGTTGAGGCCGATCTCGCCCAGGCCGCCGAGGGGAATGATACGTAGCTGGCCCTCACTCATAGGCGTGTCCGATCACGAGCCGCATGGGCTCCGGGTATTCGGCAGAGGCCGGCGGCGTAGGCCGAGCCACAGGGGGCGTGTGGTGTTGGGCGATTGCTTTTTCGACCTGGACGAGGAGTTGTTGTCGGGCGGTTTTTTTGGCCATAGACGGATCTCTGATAATCGGCGGGCTGAAGACGACACTCATCCGCCCGGACCGAATCTTCCAGCTGCCCGAGGGGAGAATATCGGCCCCGCCGTTAATTGTCACCGGCACAACCGGGCTGTCGGTCTCGACGGCAACGGCAAAGGCGCCAGGTTTGAACGGCAGCAGGCTGCCGTCCTGGCTGCGGGTCCCCTCCGGAAAAAACAGGACGGAAATCCCGGCTTGGAGCAGCGCCTTGACCTTACGGATGGTGGCCACCGCCTGGCTGCGGCTCTGGCGGTCGACCAGAATCTGATGGGTGCTCGTCATGCACAGCCCGAACAGCGGCACCTTGCGCAATTCGTGTTTGGCGACCCAGCGTAGCTGGAAGGCGTCGAGGCTGACCATGACCGCCACAATATCGAACATGCTCTGATGGTTGG
Coding sequences within it:
- a CDS encoding 1-acyl-sn-glycerol-3-phosphate acyltransferase, producing MILLAIVRLVCIALNTVLWSVPVLLLAPLDAYAQRAARCIRFWARGNLFICGVKVDVRGREQLDPGQAYVFIANHQSMFDIVAVMVSLDAFQLRWVAKHELRKVPLFGLCMTSTHQILVDRQSRSQAVATIRKVKALLQAGISVLFFPEGTRSQDGSLLPFKPGAFAVAVETDSPVVPVTINGGADILPSGSWKIRSGRMSVVFSPPIIRDPSMAKKTARQQLLVQVEKAIAQHHTPPVARPTPPASAEYPEPMRLVIGHAYE